gaaaagtggtcgaaaagcctcttttttgtatggagttttgacggattcgattttcgattcgatcaaaaagtgcgttttgtctaggggggcagatttgtatagatgacccacgctgaactgtcccaccaaactcaatgacaggggggcgctaccatcgttcaactatatggtttccaacatggcaaaaatctgaactagcgatccggtattgacggtggcgccccactgtcaatgtcatcgacaggacagtccagtattttggaactatatgctctatcacgtcataatatgtcaatgtcacccctcccgtgccgctctcgTACCTGAAgcactgactcagttaagcGCTGTCTTTAGTAGAATTTACAGTAAATTAGTTTCAATGTCAGAAATACGATTGCAAATAAAGTCTAGTTTACCCGTTCAAATTCTAAGTGCTTTTGTCACAttactatagatcgtttcatccacgaagacccgccccaccaattttttgTCGAGGGTAGtacggggagtttgatccgagcaatccgagcgtcattattgtaatgtgcgtgtgcactcatagatatttagcgtgtaccgataacactcaaacttagcagaacaattaatttattaaatggaggggcgcgtcttcgtggatgataCGATCTACACATCTATTTCAAGTTACGAATTTGCAAacttcaaaattacaaaacaagTACAGCTTTTTAGTGTTGCTAACACAGATACTATAGAACATGAAACTTTCCCAGCCGGGGATCCCACTGAGCGACACACGAAGAGGTTGACGCAGGACAAACCGTACGCCTGCACCACTTGCCACAAGACTTTCTCGCGCAAGGAGCATCTGGATAACCACGTGCGCAGCCACACCGGAGAAACGCCATACAGGTAATGTATTAAACCTTGCTTACTCTACTTTAGGTATGCAATATCGACGGCACATTATAATGTGGGTCAGATTGAATAATGTTCACCCGTTTTCCGAGTCTTACCAAGCGTGGATCCAGCCATATAGACCATAAAAAGGTTGTGGGGCTAACTtacctaaattattttttttgtatctaTCTCAATAGACTGTGGAAGTATGACGTCACAATATGTGTAGTAAGGTTGTGGGCATGCCTATCATGCCCACCATAGTTGATTGCGCCTGGTCTGCTGCTTAAACGCTAAAATAATTGATCTAATTAgtgctaaataaatattttcgtcAGCCACATTGCATTTTTAAAACACAAACTCCTAGGATTATAATTATGAGAATACCTACTAAAGAatccttaggcccagaacagacggtgaaacgcaactgcaacgaaactgcaactgtttgaaagtttcaaactggtcgcatcCTGCGTGGTCtgtcaacggacgctatggcagaaacttaaatgcaactcaaaagtaactagcagttgcagttgcgtttcaccgtctgttctgggccttagactTTTAGTGCAGTATTCACTTAACCATCGGTCGTTTATTTTATGCAGATGCGAATTCTGCGCCAAGACATTCACCCGCAAGGAGCATATGGTGAACCACGTCCGGAAACACACGGGCGAGACGCCGCACCGCTGCGAGATTTGCAAGAAAAGCTTCACCAGAAAAGAACACTTTATGAACCACGTCATGTGGCACACAGGTACGTTTAGTTGAAAATACAgcacattttttatttgataactTTTCGCCACATTCCGAATCTTGAGCTTTATTCTTTATTCCATTTTACTGGTACTGGTATTAGAAACACTACTGTTTTGATTACTacagatcttataataatagaTTTGTTTTTCAGTGACATAGCTTTCAATAATTACTCACTACATCATATCAGTTGGCCATTGATTCAAATCAGTATATAGTTTTGACACTCAAATTCAAAAGTATCAATGCGAGGTCAGAAGAATCAATAGTCAGAAAACAAACGAAAATATTCGTAGGAAAGCTTCAGGATAGGTCTACCtagtttttattatcataaataatatttgtactGAGTTTTATGCAGAATCACAACACAGTCATGACTACACAATCTTTGAtagtttattactttattattatagtcaaCATAATAGTATAGTAACCGgactatcattatttatttactaacacAAATAGGTGACCCTTATTTAAATCATtcacttattattttacatCATGCTTTTTCTTTTTATGGAATACCCAAGCCTGCACCTATACAAAGGTTGGTTCCAGTGGTGCAGAAAGTAGAAGTATTATTGAATGATTCAACTATTCATCGAAGAAATCTTAAATAACAGtgcaattttaaactaattataAGCTTCCCAATGTATAAAAATTGCTACAATACTAACATACCTTGCCGTAATAACGGTAAATGACCATAGTAAATGTACTATAAAATGTCGAGAGATATAGTTGCATCATTGAATgctaacattttattttctgCCCCACTTCAATAGGTGCAACTCCACACCATTGTACATTATGCGGTAAGAAGTATACTAGGAAGGAGCATTTAGTGAACCATATGAGATCGCACACAAACGATACGGCGTTTCGATGCGACCTGTGCGGCAAGTCGTTCACAAGAAAGGAACATTACACCAATCACATAATGTGGCATACCGGTTAGTATGTTTTCATTAAACCAGTGATGTTGCTAATATGATTGCCGCGTCAATCTTACCATTAGGAAGCACCCTTTGATCTTTCCTTGGTGTCAGGCTTGGAATCTCCTTTCGTGTTaccttttgtaaaaaaaacgcaTGAGctatgtactatcggcaacagtgttaactgcccattgccagtcatgtcatctcgttctattgcaaagaatcaccatttgattagagcgagagcaaaaacggaaatggatagttaacagtgtggccgtgtgtacttacgATGGCCTAACAAACCCCGGTTTTATATGTCCTAGCTCAGAAATCAGAATCTTATGTGTGTGTTAACCTACCTTTCGTACCTGTGCAACTAACATTATTTCTAATCTTGTGctaactgcaaaaaaatatcacaaaataccTGCTAGATTGATTGACTAAACATACATATTTTAGGAATAGTAGAAGTATGTTTTTGATCAGTATAATCATCAGTCACATTCTACAACACTGTTTTATGATAGcactatatttaaaaaaatactgttttatttttacatataTTGTTTACttcaaacaaaagatttaattgatttaagtcGCCCCCTCCGGCTGAGCTAAATATGCTATGAGTGTGTCAGTTCAGCCGCAATCAGTCCGATGTTATTTTGTCTCTAAATCTCCCATTCGTCATTTGTTTCCCAGGCGAGACCCCACACCGTTGCGACTTCTGCTCGAAGACATTCACCCGCAAGGAACACTTATTGAACCACGTCCGTCAACATACTGGCGAATCTCCTCATCGCTGCAATTTTTGTTCTAAATCGTTCACGCGGCGCGAGCACCTCGTGAACCACGTGCGACAACACACCGGCGAGACGCCCTTCCAGTGCGGATACTGTCCCAAAGCGTTCACAAGGAAGGACCACCTCGGTAAGGCGCCACTCTGGCTCCCAAACTAACTAGGCGAGTCTCATCACTGCTCCAACTTGTCCCAAGTCGTTCACGCGGCGCGAGCACCTCGTCAACCACGTGCGACAACACACCGGCGAGACGCCCTTCCAGTGCGGATACTGTCCCAAGGCGTTCACCAGGAAGGACCACCTCGGTAATAAACACTCTGGCTCCTAAACTAACTAGGCGAGGAGCTAAGCCGTTGCTACTTCTGCTCCAAGTCTTTTATACGGCGCGAGCACCTCGTCAACCACGTGCGACAACACACCGGCGAGACGCCCTTCCAGTGCGGATACTGTCCCAAGGCGTTCACCAGGAAGGACCACCTCGGTAATAAACACTCTGGCTCCTAAACTAACTAGGCGAGGAGCTAAGCCGTTGCTACTTCTGCTCCAAGTCTTTTATACGGCGCGAGCACCTCGTCAACCACGTGCGACAACACACCGGCGAGACGCCCTTCCAGTGCGGATACTGTCCCAAGGCGTTCACAAGGAAGGACCACCTCGGTAATAAACAACTCTGGCTCCCAAACTAACTAGGCCAGGAGCTAAGCCGTTGCAACTTCTGCTCCAAGTCGTTCACGCGGCGCGAACACCTCGTCAACCACGTGCGACAACACACCGGCGAGACGCCCTTCCAGTGCGGATACTGTCCCAAGGCGTTCACAAGGAAGGACCACCTCGGTAATAAACAACTCTGGCTCCTAAACTAACTAGGCGAGGCGCCGAAACGCTGCTATTTCTGCTCCAAATCGTTAACGCGGCAGGAACATCTCGTCAACTATATGCAGTGCAGATACTGTCCCAAAGCGATCACCAGGAAGGACAACCTCGGTAAGGCGCCACTCTGGCTCCTAAACTAACTAGGCGAGGAGCTGAGCCGTTGCGTCTTCTGCTCCAAGTCGTTAACGCGGCAGGAAAATCTCGTCAACTATATGCAGTGCAGATACTGTCCCAAAGCGTTCACCAGGAAGGACAACCTCGGTAAGGCGCCACTCTGGCTCCTAAACTAACTAGGCGAGGAGCTGAGCCGTTGCGTCTTCTGCTCCAAGTCGTTAACGCGGCAGGAAAATCTCGTCAACTATATGCAGTGCAGATACTGTCCCAAAGCGTTCACCAGGAAGGACCACCTCGGTAAGGTGCCACTCTGGCTCCCAAACTAACTAGGCCAGGAGCTAAGCCGTTGCAACTTCTGCTCCAAGTCGTTCACGCGGCGCGTGCACTACGTCAACCACGTGCGACAACACACCGGCGAGACGCCCTTCCAGTGCGGATACTGTCCCAAGGCGTTCACAAGGAAGGACCACCTCGGTAATAAACAACTCTGGCTCCCAAACTAACTAGGCCAGGAGCTAAGCCGTTGCAACTTCTGCTCCAAGTCGTTCACGCGGCGCGAACACCTCGTCAACCACGTGCGACAACACACCGGCGAGACGCCCTTCCAGTGCGGATACTGTCCCAAGGCGTTCACCAGGAAGGACCACCTCGGTAACAAACAACTCTGGCTCCTAGACTAACTAGGCGAGGAGCTAAGCCGTTGCAACTTCTGCTCCAAGTCGGTAACGCGGCAGGAACATCTCGTTAACTATGTGCACTGCAGATACTGTCCCAAGACGTTCACAAGGAAGGACCACCTCGGTAATAAACAACTCTGGCTCCTAAACTAACTAGGCGAGGCGTCGAAACGCTGCTATTTCTGCTCCAAGTCGTTAACGCGGCAGGAACATCTCGTCAACTATATGCAGTGCAGATACTGTCCCAAAGCGTTCACCAGGTAGGACCACCTCGGTAATAAACAACTCTGGCTCCCAAACTAACTAGGCGAGGAGCTGACCCGTTACTATTTCTGCTCCAAGTCGTAAACGCGGCAGAAACAACTCGTCAACTATGTGCAGTGCGGATACTGTCCCAAGGCGTTCACCAGGAAGGACCACCTCGGTAATAAACAACTCTGGCTCCCAAACTAACTATGCGAGTCTCATTACTTCTGCAACTTGTCCCAAGTCGTTCACGCGGCGCGAGCACCTCGTGAACCAGGTGCGACAACACACCGGCGAGACGCCCTTCCAGTGCGGATACTGTCCCAAGGCGTTCACCAGGAAGGACCACCTCGGTAAGGTGCCACTCTGGCTCCCAAACTAAGTAGGCCAGGAGCTAAGCCGTTGCAACTTCTGCTCCAAGTCGTTCACGCGGCGCGTGCACTACGTCAACCACGTGCGACAACACACCGGCGAGACGCCCTTCCAGTGCGGATACTGTCCCAAAGCGTTCACCAGGAAGGACCACCTCGGTAATAAACAACTCTGGCTCCTAAACTAACTAGGCGAGGAGCTGAACCGTTGTAATTTCTGCTCCAAATCGTTAACGCGGCAGGAACATCTCGTCAACAATGTGCAGTGCAGATAGATACTGTCCCAAAGCGTTCACAAGGAAGGACCACCTCGGTAATGGGCCACTCTGGCTCCTAAATTAACCAGGCGATTCTCATCACCGCTTCAACTTGTCCCATGTCGTTCACGCGGCGCGAGCACCTCGTCAACCACGTGCGACAACACACCGGCGAGACGCCCTTCCAGTGCGGATACTGTCCCAAAGCGTTCACCAGGAAGGACCACC
This window of the Ostrinia nubilalis chromosome 9, ilOstNubi1.1, whole genome shotgun sequence genome carries:
- the LOC135074841 gene encoding zinc finger protein 883-like gives rise to the protein MQCRYCPKAITRKDNLGQELSRCNFCSKSFTRRVHYVNHVRQHTGETPFQCGYCPKAFTRKDHLGQELSRCNFCSKSFTRREHLVNHVRQHTGETPFQCGYCPKAFTRKDHLGRTTSVINNSGSQTNYASLITSATCPKSFTRREHLVNQVRQHTGETPFQCGYCPKAFTRKDHLGKSFTRRVHYVNHVRQHTGETPFQCGYCPKAFTRKDHLGNKQLWLLN